In Daucus carota subsp. sativus chromosome 4, DH1 v3.0, whole genome shotgun sequence, one DNA window encodes the following:
- the LOC135152197 gene encoding uncharacterized protein LOC135152197 has protein sequence MPPRRQNRANNRDGNNDNNNPEPTMAQILQILAQQTANLTQQQERQANPQVTFKNFQSVNPPEFKGSADPIEARIWLKEIEKAFMLVKVRDEQKTEFASYYLKEEATYWWESVRAMEGTEDVTWDRFKELFLEKYFPQFLQDRMELQFLELKQGDMSVAEYEKKFAELARFVPTYVDTDRKRAKRFQQGLKAWIRGKLAILELDTYAAVVQKAMIAETESEMSQKEKEGKKRKPEHHEGQFQQGRFQNFNPKKGKFQQGRNPIFKKPDVGGNGQGNRPAIGNQPRPPLPECQICGKRHGGICNRLNVVCYKCNQKGHYSRECQNPPARNPMIRDQPARNQPNRTPAAGITCFRCGKPGHMVKDCKVPAPGNPTLRIMGSTPVVPEVPKARTYNMTMRDAVQDADVVAGTLTVNSLCAKVLIDSGATRSFISEDFVPKLNYPIELLNEIMNIELANQERVPVSQVYRDCEVEILGNNFRADLIPFKLGEFDVILGMDWLSKHNAQIDCRSKKVMLKTPNEKTIVFRG, from the coding sequence ATGCCTCCCAGAAGACAAAACCGTGCAAACAACCGTGATGGtaacaatgataataataatccaGAACCTACAATGGCCCAGATTCTTCAGATCTTGGCCCAACAGACTGCCAACCTGACTCAACAGCAGGAAAGGCAGGCTAATCCCCAGGTTACTTTCAAAAACTTTCAGTCTGTTAATCCCCCAGAGTTTAAGGGTTCAGCGGACCCTATTGAGGCTAGGATATGGTTGAAGGAAATTGAAAAGGCATTTATGTTGGTTAAAGTGAGAGATGAGCAGAAGACTGAGTTTGCTAGTTATTATTTGAAAGAGGAGGCCACCTATTGGTGGGAGTCTGTGAGAGCAATGGAAGGGACAGAGGATGTTACTTGGGATAGGTTTAAGGAGTTGTTTTTGGAGAAATACTTTCCTCAATTTCTCCAGGATCGAATGGAGTTACAGTTTTTAGAATTGAAGCAAGGGGATATGTCAGTGGCTGAGTATGAGAAAAAGTTTGCTGAGTTGGCTAGGTTTGTTCCTACCTATGTAGATACCGACAGGAAAAGAGCTAAGAGATTCCAACAGGGGTTAAAAGCATGGATCAGGGGAAAACTAGCCATATTGGAATTAGATACTTATGCAGCTGTAGTTCAGAAGGCAATGATAGCAGAAACGGAAAGCGAAATGTCTCAGAAAGAGAAAGAGGGAAAGAAGCGTAAGCCAGAGCATCATGAGGGACAGTTTCAGCAGGGAAGGTTTCAGAACTTTAAcccgaagaaagggaaatttcagCAGGGGAGAAATCCCATTTTTAAGAAGCCAGATGTAGGCGGTAATGGACAAGGTAACCGTCCAGCTATTGGAAATCAACCAAGGCCTCCACTGCCGGAGTGCCAGATATGTGGAAAGAGACACGGGGGAATCTGTAATAGATTGAATGTGGTGTGTTATAAGTGTAACCAGAAGGGACACTATTCTAGGGAATGTCAGAACCCACCAGCACGAAACCCAATGATTCGAGACCAACCAGCAAGGAACCAACCCAATAGGACTCCAGCAGCTGGAATAACATGTTTTAGGTGTGGAAAACCAGGACATATGGTGAAGGATTGCAaagtaccagctccaggtaACCCTACACTTAGAATTATGGGATCCACTCCAGTAGTCCCAGAAGTTCCCAAAGCCAGAACCTACAACATGACTATGAGGGATGCAGTTCAGGATGCAGATGtagtggcaggtacgcttactGTGAATTCTTTATGTGCCAAGGTCttgattgattctggagctactagatcgttTATTTCTGAAGATTTTGTGCCTAAGTTGAATTATCCTATAGAATTGCTTAATGAGATTATGAATATAGAGTTGGCTAATCAGGAACGTGTCCCTGTTAGCCAAGTTTATAGGGATTGTGAAGTTGAGATCTTAGGAAATAACTTTcgtgccgacttgatacctttcaagttgggagagtttgatgttattttagggatggattggttatCGAAGCATAATGCTCAGATAGATTGTCGTAGTAAAAAGGTTATGTTAAAAACACCGAATGAGAAGACGATAGTATTTCGAGGGTAG